The Acetomicrobium flavidum genome window below encodes:
- a CDS encoding helix-hairpin-helix domain-containing protein — translation MALSFFIFALGFAFAYSLGSLKGNEFNAEEITIKPFEGSEVTDRASARNEEGQMRPAQEEWVLYVTGAVNNPGVYRLPQDSRVYQLVEKAGGLTPKADSAAVNLAAKLNDGCHVHVPEVGETVSVGREVSNVPVSQGYSAHVVDMGSQKTTVDLNDADIGTLQNLPGIGPKTAQAIVDYREAKGGFRSVEELLDVKGIGPKKMEKIRPFVTVGYR, via the coding sequence GTGGCTCTGTCGTTTTTTATCTTCGCTTTAGGATTTGCCTTTGCCTATTCCTTGGGAAGTTTAAAGGGGAACGAGTTTAATGCTGAGGAAATTACAATTAAGCCTTTCGAAGGTTCCGAAGTTACAGATCGCGCTAGCGCGAGGAACGAGGAAGGACAAATGCGCCCTGCCCAAGAAGAGTGGGTGCTATATGTTACCGGTGCAGTTAACAATCCCGGGGTATATAGGTTGCCTCAAGACTCAAGGGTCTACCAATTAGTTGAAAAGGCAGGTGGACTTACTCCTAAAGCCGATTCGGCTGCAGTCAACTTGGCAGCAAAACTAAACGACGGATGTCATGTGCACGTGCCCGAGGTTGGGGAAACTGTTTCCGTCGGCAGGGAAGTATCTAATGTGCCAGTTTCGCAAGGTTATTCTGCACACGTTGTCGATATGGGCTCACAAAAGACCACTGTGGATTTAAACGATGCCGATATTGGAACTTTGCAAAACCTTCCTGGCATAGGTCCAAAGACGGCCCAAGCGATTGTGGATTACAGGGAGGCAAAGGGTGGTTTTCGTTCCGTAGAAGAACTGCTCGATGTCAAGGGTATAGGCCCAAAGAAAATGGAGAAGATTAGGCCCTTTGTTACCGTTGGATATCGATGA
- a CDS encoding ComEC/Rec2 family competence protein, protein MKLLYEAPGLCLLTSLVISILLTAKGFPFWLASVVAGSVMLSLGFCSYDGTDEVFVILILCFLIGLSGSLWLTWRVTHEPKLPDRLTETAIVSFERPWGSKRALILKTAQGNYVAEVTPNLALREGDRIKVKASVLPLEKKTSGFNPYTYWRARGVSGRLVGLQLLKSNKGRTFSLYCWRSILRKWVLLNFPLRVRGYLLALLFGVKDPDLAQVHARWGTSHLLAVSGFHVALVVGIVFRALRRTRWKVQISLFLLFLYLAFTGFAASAMRAGIMVAFILMGKLIGRPMKAIQAVSLAAVCLLLWRPWFVWDVGWKLSVLSALAIGCIDIFPKRFSLLLSSAFLWTITAGIVLVTFKTLPIAGLITNIFAIPIFAILFMAVLLSVPIALLPYGLGATVISFVEKSILAFEYVLNWMTSFVPMSIVDTWHWPFISLAVFFIILARKLELGCLRSVCVTICGLMLYGVLLS, encoded by the coding sequence ATGAAATTGCTTTATGAAGCTCCGGGTCTGTGCCTGTTAACTTCGCTGGTGATATCGATTCTTTTGACCGCAAAGGGTTTTCCGTTTTGGTTGGCTAGCGTTGTGGCAGGATCAGTGATGTTGTCTTTAGGTTTCTGTTCCTACGATGGTACAGATGAGGTATTTGTTATTTTGATTTTATGCTTTCTCATAGGTTTGTCGGGTAGCTTGTGGCTAACATGGAGAGTAACGCATGAGCCAAAATTGCCCGATAGGCTGACGGAAACGGCGATTGTATCTTTCGAAAGGCCCTGGGGAAGCAAGAGGGCCTTGATTTTAAAGACCGCTCAAGGCAATTATGTTGCCGAAGTAACGCCCAACTTGGCTTTGAGGGAAGGAGATCGCATTAAAGTCAAGGCATCGGTATTACCCCTTGAGAAGAAAACTAGCGGATTTAATCCCTACACATACTGGAGGGCCAGGGGTGTGAGTGGCCGTTTGGTGGGATTACAGCTGCTTAAGTCCAACAAGGGCCGAACCTTTAGCTTATATTGCTGGAGATCGATTTTAAGAAAATGGGTGTTGTTGAACTTTCCGTTAAGGGTACGGGGATATTTACTGGCTTTATTATTTGGAGTCAAAGATCCGGACCTGGCTCAAGTTCATGCAAGATGGGGCACTTCCCATCTTCTTGCCGTGTCAGGATTTCATGTGGCCCTGGTTGTCGGAATTGTCTTTCGAGCTTTAAGGCGAACAAGATGGAAGGTTCAAATATCATTATTCCTGTTATTTCTTTATCTGGCCTTTACGGGATTCGCTGCCAGTGCCATGCGTGCCGGCATAATGGTGGCCTTTATTCTCATGGGAAAGTTGATCGGGCGTCCAATGAAGGCCATTCAGGCGGTGAGCCTGGCAGCTGTATGCTTGCTTCTGTGGAGGCCTTGGTTTGTATGGGACGTAGGTTGGAAATTATCGGTGCTTTCGGCCTTGGCCATAGGGTGTATTGACATATTTCCTAAAAGATTTTCGTTGTTGCTTTCAAGCGCTTTCCTTTGGACCATCACCGCAGGTATAGTCCTTGTAACTTTTAAAACATTGCCCATAGCCGGACTTATTACCAACATATTTGCAATTCCAATCTTCGCCATTTTGTTCATGGCAGTCTTATTATCGGTTCCCATTGCTTTGCTGCCGTATGGTTTAGGAGCGACAGTAATTTCCTTTGTGGAAAAATCGATATTGGCGTTTGAGTATGTATTAAATTGGATGACATCCTTTGTGCCTATGAGCATCGTCGACACTTGGCATTGGCCCTTTATTTCTCTTGCAGTATTTTTTATCATACTGGCAAGAAAGTTGGAATTAGGTTGTCTTAGAAGTGTTTGTGTCACGATTTGCGGGTTAATGCTTTATGGTGTATTGCTATCTTAA
- a CDS encoding type III pantothenate kinase, with protein MLLVLDIGNTHTCVGIFDGACLVTDWRLTSERRTEDELGIYLTGLLRMSGIDQKFISGSIISSVVPPLEMAWREGISKYLGLEAMVVKYEMNLGIDVQYEVPSEVGADRLVNAVAAVHHYGSPVIVVDFGTAVTLDYVTSDRAYLGGAIAPGLQASVEALFGKTAKLPLVALDTPKRVIGRSTSESMRSGIVVGYAGLIDGLVDRMAQEQKENPKVIATGGHAEIVARWSSRINTVDPNLTLEGLRLIYERNAK; from the coding sequence ATGCTATTGGTTTTGGATATAGGCAACACGCATACTTGTGTTGGGATATTCGACGGTGCCTGTTTGGTTACCGACTGGAGGCTTACTTCCGAGAGAAGGACAGAAGACGAGCTTGGGATTTACCTTACTGGGCTGCTTCGCATGAGCGGAATAGATCAGAAATTCATATCTGGCTCCATAATATCGAGTGTTGTTCCGCCTCTTGAAATGGCTTGGCGTGAGGGGATATCTAAATATCTAGGGCTAGAAGCTATGGTCGTCAAATACGAAATGAATCTAGGGATTGACGTACAGTATGAAGTGCCAAGTGAAGTCGGCGCCGACAGGCTTGTCAACGCTGTTGCCGCTGTTCATCATTACGGGAGTCCGGTCATAGTGGTAGATTTCGGTACGGCAGTAACCCTGGATTATGTGACTTCTGATCGTGCTTACCTGGGTGGTGCTATAGCTCCTGGATTGCAGGCTAGCGTCGAGGCCTTATTCGGAAAAACTGCAAAATTGCCCTTGGTGGCGTTGGATACGCCTAAGAGGGTTATCGGGAGGTCTACATCCGAATCCATGAGATCGGGGATAGTCGTCGGTTATGCCGGATTGATCGACGGCTTGGTTGATCGCATGGCGCAGGAGCAAAAGGAAAATCCCAAGGTCATAGCGACCGGTGGCCATGCCGAGATCGTGGCGAGGTGGTCAAGCAGGATCAACACCGTTGACCCCAATTTAACGTTGGAGGGGTTGAGACTCATATATGAGCGCAACGCCAAGTAA
- a CDS encoding tRNA dihydrouridine synthase, translating into MSATPSNPLWLAPMADVTLWPVRKMFFGLGVGLAHTEMVSARAIIEKSHVAYDMLYRHPKEGALVLQLFSGDIDVLLNGAKEALKVNRFNALGINMACPSRKVMASGGGAALIYRPNIASRMVKELKTLGLPVWVKTRIPSHDPSDAFNWCELLLASGADNVAIHARTPSQGYNGKSDRKIVKEIAESFPGMISATGDVFSVSDVLEYIEMGCVGVMIARGALKDPFIVTEALKALGYSVGMDDSLGFRINVFRSFFEDLGDIRDNIAMPLLRRFLSCIFKNVPRASYIRSSLANAGSIVRARELYDAFVDELKLTFQF; encoded by the coding sequence ATGAGCGCAACGCCAAGTAATCCTCTATGGCTTGCCCCTATGGCCGACGTTACTCTTTGGCCTGTGAGAAAGATGTTTTTCGGTCTTGGCGTAGGGCTTGCTCATACTGAGATGGTCTCTGCCAGGGCCATCATAGAGAAAAGTCATGTTGCTTATGATATGCTGTATAGACATCCCAAAGAAGGTGCTTTGGTGCTGCAACTTTTTTCGGGCGATATTGACGTTCTATTGAATGGGGCCAAAGAAGCATTAAAAGTTAATAGGTTTAATGCCTTAGGCATAAACATGGCTTGTCCATCCAGAAAGGTTATGGCTTCAGGAGGAGGGGCCGCTCTAATATATCGTCCTAATATAGCATCTCGCATGGTGAAAGAGCTCAAAACCCTTGGTTTGCCGGTTTGGGTAAAAACAAGAATTCCAAGCCATGACCCGTCAGATGCCTTCAATTGGTGCGAACTTCTTCTGGCTTCAGGTGCGGATAACGTTGCAATACACGCTAGAACCCCTTCGCAGGGTTATAATGGTAAGTCGGATAGAAAGATCGTAAAGGAGATTGCCGAATCCTTTCCGGGCATGATATCGGCGACGGGGGATGTCTTTTCTGTAAGTGATGTCCTTGAATATATAGAGATGGGTTGCGTTGGCGTCATGATTGCTAGGGGAGCATTGAAGGACCCCTTTATTGTAACTGAAGCTTTAAAGGCCTTGGGATATTCGGTTGGCATGGATGACTCCCTTGGATTTAGGATCAACGTCTTTCGAAGCTTCTTTGAAGATTTAGGGGATATTCGAGATAATATAGCCATGCCCTTGCTTCGTCGCTTTTTATCATGTATTTTTAAAAATGTACCCAGGGCTTCCTATATTCGTTCTTCATTAGCAAACGCAGGAAGCATTGTAAGGGCCAGGGAATTATATGATGCCTTTGTAGACGAATTAAAATTGACCTTTCAATTTTAA
- the lysS gene encoding lysine--tRNA ligase translates to MDSDNVNNVNDERTTPEMEIKRQRMEKLERLRSEARFDPYVIDRWDKKHKLSFVHEHFSHLGPDELDKEATIRTAGRVMSIRKHGKASFVHLEDDSGRLQLYFSFDSLGEDKYEWFKKWVDTGDFLGIEGYPFRTKKGELSLLVTEFKLLSKALRPLPEKWHGLKDTEVRYRQRYLDMIANPEVREVFRKRAKIIKTFREVLESHGTLEVETPILSPIAGGANAKPFITYHNALGINLYLRIATELYLKRLIVGMYERVYEIGKNFRNEGIDSMHNPEFTAMEVYWAYANYEDMMNLTEEIIVACADAMGGRQLPYGEHIINYEPPFRRATMVDLVKEHCGIDFLSITDEDARRLAKEKGLDIKGNESRLLIMTEFFDNFVEEKLIQPTFVLGYPVEISPLAKRDPDNPDFTRRFELFICGAEVANAFSELNDPLDQRERFLDQLKKKEAGDEEAHAFDEDFVTALEHGLPPTGGLGIGIDRLTMFLTNSSSIRDVILFPTMRPKE, encoded by the coding sequence ATGGATTCCGATAACGTAAACAATGTAAACGATGAACGTACCACACCGGAGATGGAAATAAAAAGGCAGCGCATGGAGAAACTGGAGCGTCTTCGTAGTGAAGCAAGGTTTGACCCTTATGTGATCGATAGATGGGATAAAAAGCATAAATTGTCTTTTGTCCATGAGCACTTCTCTCACCTAGGCCCTGACGAGTTGGATAAAGAGGCGACGATAAGGACTGCAGGTCGGGTCATGTCCATAAGAAAACACGGCAAGGCTTCTTTTGTGCATCTAGAGGACGACTCCGGCAGGTTGCAGCTTTATTTTAGCTTTGACTCGTTGGGAGAGGATAAGTACGAATGGTTCAAGAAATGGGTTGATACGGGAGACTTCCTTGGTATAGAAGGCTACCCCTTTAGGACCAAAAAGGGAGAGCTGTCCTTGCTTGTAACCGAGTTTAAGCTGTTAAGCAAGGCCTTAAGGCCTTTGCCTGAGAAGTGGCATGGACTCAAGGATACCGAGGTGCGCTATAGGCAGCGTTATTTAGATATGATTGCCAATCCCGAGGTAAGGGAGGTCTTTAGGAAGCGGGCTAAAATAATAAAGACCTTTAGAGAGGTTTTGGAATCTCACGGGACGCTCGAGGTCGAGACGCCCATTTTGTCTCCAATCGCCGGAGGGGCTAATGCAAAACCTTTCATCACATATCACAATGCTTTGGGCATAAACCTATATCTTAGGATAGCTACTGAGCTTTACCTGAAACGGTTGATCGTGGGGATGTATGAACGCGTCTACGAAATTGGAAAGAACTTCAGAAACGAAGGCATTGACTCCATGCACAACCCTGAATTCACCGCCATGGAGGTGTATTGGGCATATGCTAATTACGAGGATATGATGAACTTGACCGAAGAGATAATCGTTGCCTGTGCCGATGCCATGGGGGGAAGGCAGCTTCCCTACGGTGAGCACATTATAAACTATGAGCCTCCGTTTAGGCGCGCTACCATGGTAGATTTGGTAAAAGAGCACTGCGGCATCGATTTTTTGAGCATCACTGACGAAGATGCCCGAAGGCTTGCCAAAGAAAAGGGTTTAGATATAAAGGGAAACGAGAGTCGGCTTTTAATCATGACCGAGTTTTTCGATAATTTCGTGGAGGAAAAACTCATTCAGCCCACCTTTGTCTTGGGCTACCCCGTCGAGATCTCTCCTCTCGCAAAAAGAGATCCCGATAACCCGGATTTCACCAGAAGGTTTGAGCTATTCATATGTGGCGCTGAGGTGGCCAATGCCTTCAGCGAACTAAACGATCCCCTGGATCAGAGGGAACGTTTCTTGGATCAGCTCAAGAAAAAGGAGGCAGGTGACGAGGAGGCCCATGCTTTCGACGAGGACTTCGTTACGGCCCTTGAACATGGGCTGCCTCCTACGGGAGGGCTTGGAATAGGCATAGACAGGCTTACGATGTTTCTTACGAACTCGAGCTCCATTCGCGATGTGATACTGTTTCCAACCATGCGTCCCAAGGAGTGA
- the ligA gene encoding NAD-dependent DNA ligase LigA → MDLEEARRKVEELRREIEKHDYYYYVLDSPLITDEEYDALYRQLLELEKRFPELVTPDSPTQRVGGRPRDEFRKVVHEVPMLSMDDVFSIEELRNFVNRVYKILGREVDFTSELKIDGVAVALIYEDGRFVLGATRGDGRTGEDVTDNLRTIKSLPLRLREPVPGRLEVRGEVYMTKEDFAMLNKAREEEGEPLFANPRNAAAGSLRQLDPNITAKRRLRLFVYQVVDPQKYDISSQYQALAWLRQKGFPTQGNEKLCKNFDELVGYIDDWQDKRHALSYATDGVVVKVDDLRTYDILGTTAKSPRWQIAFKYPAEEKKTRLLDIEISVGRTGVLTPVAILEPVRLSGTLVQRASLHNEDEIKRLDIRIGDFVYVRKAGEIIPEVVRVDFSARTGHEMPFSMPKNCPVCGAEVVRLMGEVAHRCPNRSCPAQLKEAIRHFASRDAMDIRGLGEKIIEQLVDKKLVAGFADLYKLTKDDLMSLDRIGPKSAENLINAINNSKTRPLFRLIYALGIRYVGLRTAEILAENFKSMDRLMKASIEELSEIPGIGPQIASSIVAFFRDEENVSTIKELAKMGVNMTEEKKEQGHGPWEGWRIVFTGELERASRSEAEEIAKSLGAIPTNSVSRNITMVVVGSNPGSKLAKAQELGVKIVDEQTFWKLVEEAESKK, encoded by the coding sequence GTGGATCTGGAGGAAGCCAGAAGGAAGGTCGAAGAGCTCAGAAGGGAAATAGAAAAACACGACTATTACTATTACGTCTTGGATTCGCCCTTAATAACCGATGAAGAATACGATGCACTCTATAGGCAACTCTTGGAGCTCGAAAAGCGCTTTCCGGAGCTGGTTACACCTGATTCCCCGACTCAGCGTGTAGGTGGACGGCCAAGGGATGAGTTTAGGAAAGTGGTCCATGAAGTTCCCATGCTTTCCATGGATGATGTTTTCAGCATAGAAGAGCTGCGAAACTTTGTAAACAGAGTATATAAAATACTTGGAAGAGAAGTGGACTTCACATCTGAACTAAAGATCGATGGAGTTGCCGTTGCACTCATATACGAGGACGGCAGGTTCGTATTGGGAGCCACAAGAGGAGACGGCAGAACCGGCGAGGATGTGACCGATAACTTACGGACGATTAAAAGCTTACCCTTGAGGCTTCGCGAGCCCGTACCGGGCAGGTTGGAGGTCAGAGGCGAAGTTTACATGACTAAGGAAGATTTTGCCATGCTCAATAAAGCTCGCGAGGAAGAGGGAGAACCGCTTTTTGCCAATCCGAGGAATGCAGCAGCGGGTAGCTTGAGGCAACTTGACCCAAACATAACTGCTAAGCGTAGGCTTCGTTTGTTCGTTTATCAGGTGGTCGATCCGCAAAAATATGATATTTCGTCGCAGTATCAAGCATTGGCCTGGCTCAGGCAAAAAGGGTTCCCAACACAGGGAAACGAGAAATTATGCAAAAACTTTGATGAGTTAGTAGGTTATATTGACGATTGGCAAGATAAAAGACACGCCCTTTCCTACGCGACGGATGGGGTTGTGGTGAAAGTGGACGATCTGCGAACCTATGATATTCTCGGTACAACGGCCAAATCGCCAAGATGGCAGATAGCGTTCAAATATCCTGCAGAGGAAAAAAAGACCCGACTTCTAGATATAGAGATTTCAGTTGGAAGGACGGGGGTCCTTACTCCAGTTGCCATATTGGAGCCGGTGAGGCTTTCCGGGACCCTGGTTCAACGGGCAAGCCTCCATAACGAAGATGAGATAAAACGGCTTGATATACGAATCGGAGACTTCGTCTACGTCCGCAAGGCGGGAGAGATAATACCCGAAGTGGTTCGAGTGGATTTTAGTGCCAGAACGGGTCATGAGATGCCGTTTTCCATGCCAAAAAATTGTCCCGTGTGCGGGGCAGAAGTTGTAAGACTCATGGGGGAAGTAGCCCACCGCTGTCCAAATCGCTCTTGCCCTGCACAATTAAAAGAAGCCATAAGACATTTCGCCTCTCGTGATGCCATGGACATCAGGGGCTTAGGGGAGAAGATCATAGAGCAGCTTGTTGACAAAAAATTGGTCGCTGGTTTTGCCGATCTGTATAAACTGACCAAGGATGATCTTATGTCCCTAGATAGAATTGGACCAAAATCTGCTGAAAATTTAATCAACGCGATAAATAATTCCAAAACCAGGCCGCTTTTCCGATTGATCTATGCCTTGGGCATCAGGTATGTCGGCCTTAGAACTGCCGAGATACTTGCAGAAAACTTTAAAAGCATGGACAGGCTTATGAAGGCAAGCATAGAAGAACTATCCGAAATACCTGGTATAGGTCCTCAAATTGCCTCATCCATAGTCGCGTTTTTTAGAGACGAGGAAAATGTCTCCACTATAAAAGAGCTTGCCAAGATGGGAGTAAATATGACCGAAGAAAAAAAAGAACAGGGACATGGCCCCTGGGAAGGATGGCGGATAGTCTTTACGGGAGAGCTTGAAAGGGCCTCAAGGAGCGAAGCTGAAGAGATTGCAAAAAGCTTGGGAGCTATTCCGACTAATTCTGTCAGCAGAAATATAACAATGGTTGTGGTAGGCAGCAACCCCGGTAGCAAGCTTGCTAAAGCGCAAGAACTAGGTGTTAAAATTGTTGATGAACAAACATTCTGGAAATTGGTCGAGGAAGCTGAGTCGAAAAAATAG
- the gatC gene encoding Asp-tRNA(Asn)/Glu-tRNA(Gln) amidotransferase subunit GatC — protein MDMTSGDLIEDIRRVARLAMLELNEEESKQIAVQFKMILDQLQTLGELDTSGINPFRLEDMDPMPWRADEVHIWNRYSEVLSQAPESEDGYFKVPRIVREDRDEK, from the coding sequence ATGGACATGACGTCGGGCGATTTGATCGAAGATATAAGGCGTGTGGCTCGATTAGCCATGCTTGAGTTGAACGAGGAAGAATCTAAGCAAATAGCCGTGCAATTTAAGATGATACTGGATCAACTTCAGACGTTAGGTGAGCTTGATACCAGTGGTATAAATCCTTTTAGGCTTGAGGACATGGATCCCATGCCGTGGCGTGCCGACGAAGTACATATATGGAATCGATATAGCGAAGTGCTCTCTCAAGCTCCGGAGTCTGAGGACGGTTATTTTAAAGTGCCGCGAATTGTGAGGGAAGATAGAGATGAAAAATAA
- the gatA gene encoding Asp-tRNA(Asn)/Glu-tRNA(Gln) amidotransferase subunit GatA, producing the protein MKNNEFLKLSAIELISGYKKGSYTISDVIETALEHIEANERNLNALITPMYEEARSRAWMLDAALSRGEDMGPLFGVPVVVKDNITIDGIRTTCGSRMLENWIPPYSAHVVECLERAGAVIIGKANMDEFAMGSSTEFSAFGPTLNPWDLSRVPGGSSGGSAASVAAGYAPISLGSDTGGSIRQPAAFCGVYGLKPTYGLVSRFGLVAFASSLDQIGPFARNLSDLAVVLQVISEADTRDATCVRKERPNYLDFLNVESLKGFKVGYLSGYESMEIDEEIKRGVTQALRICQDAGAEIVEVKLPISTRYGLPCYYTIAPAEASSNLARFDGVQYGFSVEAEDLQDLYLKSRGAGFGPEVKRRILIGTFVLGSSRYDAYYLQAQKVRQLIIREFDAAFSRADVLLMPATPTLPFRRGEKMTDPVKAYMADLFTIPANLAGLPGLSMKISFSHSGLPIGVQLVGKKFGEGDILKTASVIEKVIGPAVTTLGGDRK; encoded by the coding sequence ATGAAAAATAACGAATTTTTGAAGCTCTCAGCCATTGAACTGATATCAGGGTATAAAAAAGGGAGTTATACCATATCCGATGTCATAGAGACAGCGTTGGAGCACATAGAGGCAAATGAGAGAAACCTAAATGCCTTGATAACGCCGATGTACGAAGAGGCTCGCTCAAGGGCGTGGATGCTTGATGCTGCCCTAAGTAGAGGTGAGGATATGGGGCCTCTCTTTGGTGTGCCTGTCGTCGTCAAGGATAACATAACGATAGACGGCATTAGGACGACGTGCGGAAGCAGAATGCTTGAAAACTGGATACCTCCGTACAGCGCTCATGTAGTGGAGTGCCTGGAACGGGCAGGCGCGGTCATCATCGGAAAGGCAAACATGGACGAATTTGCCATGGGAAGTTCCACTGAGTTTTCGGCCTTTGGGCCAACGCTTAATCCTTGGGATTTATCCAGGGTGCCAGGGGGAAGTTCCGGCGGAAGCGCCGCATCTGTAGCTGCGGGTTATGCGCCTATATCCCTAGGGAGTGATACCGGCGGTTCTATCAGGCAGCCGGCCGCCTTTTGTGGGGTATATGGCTTAAAGCCCACATATGGCTTGGTCAGCAGATTTGGCCTGGTTGCCTTTGCTTCATCACTGGATCAAATTGGTCCTTTTGCGCGAAATTTGAGCGACTTGGCTGTGGTATTACAAGTCATCTCAGAAGCTGACACAAGGGATGCGACCTGTGTCAGAAAGGAAAGGCCAAATTACCTGGATTTTTTAAATGTGGAGTCGTTAAAGGGCTTTAAAGTTGGTTATCTGTCCGGTTATGAATCCATGGAAATAGATGAAGAGATTAAAAGAGGAGTAACTCAAGCCTTAAGGATATGTCAAGACGCTGGTGCTGAAATAGTTGAGGTAAAACTTCCGATATCGACGAGATATGGCCTTCCCTGTTACTACACGATAGCGCCGGCAGAGGCAAGCTCAAACTTAGCGCGGTTCGATGGAGTTCAATACGGTTTTTCTGTGGAGGCAGAAGATTTGCAAGATCTTTACCTCAAAAGTCGCGGTGCCGGCTTTGGGCCGGAGGTAAAACGAAGGATACTTATCGGCACCTTTGTTTTGGGTTCAAGCAGATATGATGCTTACTACCTGCAAGCTCAAAAGGTCAGACAACTGATAATAAGGGAGTTCGATGCCGCCTTTTCCCGAGCCGATGTCTTGCTTATGCCTGCCACGCCAACTTTGCCCTTTAGGCGCGGAGAAAAAATGACTGACCCGGTAAAGGCTTACATGGCGGATCTTTTCACGATACCTGCAAATCTTGCCGGTTTGCCGGGCTTGTCCATGAAGATATCCTTTAGCCACTCGGGCTTGCCGATTGGCGTTCAACTCGTTGGGAAAAAATTTGGTGAAGGCGACATATTAAAGACAGCTTCCGTTATTGAAAAAGTCATAGGGCCAGCTGTAACCACTTTAGGGGGCGATCGAAAGTGA
- the gatB gene encoding Asp-tRNA(Asn)/Glu-tRNA(Gln) amidotransferase subunit GatB: protein MSKFIPVIGLEIHVQLATKSKMFCSCPTDYIGVKPNSHVCPVCLGLPGSLPVINEKAIMLAIKTALAMRCRVNTHTIFHRKHYFYPDLPKAYQISQYDLPLAVDGHVEVSADDGSVQKIRIQRLHLEEDAGKLVHSAASGRLMGAEYSLVDYNRAGVPLMEIVTHPDITSPRQAREFVSRLRQLVRYLGVSDGDMEAGSLRVDANISIMEPGGKYGDKVEVKNMNSLRALERALEYEYQRQSELKSEGKAIVRETRHWDDGANVTISSRSKEEAEDYRYFPDPDLPPLVVDERIIVQLCKELPELPWEARDRFMSDYGLPLEEAEILTERRDVALFMDELIKHGAPVKLASNWIKTEILRVLNEKNISVEELPIQTAEIAKLLSLVDKGDLSTTAAKEAFSVMLEKAVTVEEAVNVLGLSAGRVTGHELEIVVNKVLSENADVVADIKAGKDTKGKKLKFLQGIVMRETKGQADPKEVQSLIMSKI from the coding sequence GTGAGCAAGTTCATTCCCGTCATAGGCCTTGAGATACATGTTCAATTGGCCACCAAATCCAAGATGTTTTGTTCCTGTCCAACCGATTATATAGGCGTCAAGCCCAACAGCCACGTCTGCCCTGTCTGTCTGGGATTGCCCGGATCGCTTCCAGTTATCAACGAAAAAGCCATAATGCTTGCCATAAAGACTGCCCTGGCAATGCGCTGCAGGGTAAACACCCATACGATATTTCATCGGAAACACTACTTTTACCCTGACCTTCCCAAGGCATATCAAATAAGCCAATATGATTTACCCCTTGCCGTGGACGGGCATGTCGAAGTTAGCGCCGACGACGGCAGTGTCCAAAAAATTAGGATACAAAGGCTGCATTTGGAGGAAGATGCAGGAAAGCTGGTGCATTCGGCCGCAAGCGGAAGGTTGATGGGCGCAGAATACTCCCTTGTCGACTACAACAGGGCAGGTGTTCCATTAATGGAGATAGTCACACACCCTGATATAACTTCTCCCAGGCAAGCAAGGGAGTTCGTTTCGAGGTTGCGTCAACTCGTGAGGTATTTAGGCGTTTCCGACGGCGATATGGAAGCCGGTTCTCTCAGGGTGGATGCCAACATCTCCATAATGGAGCCAGGTGGCAAGTATGGGGATAAGGTCGAAGTTAAAAACATGAATTCCCTGCGAGCGCTGGAACGCGCGCTAGAATACGAATACCAAAGACAAAGCGAGCTTAAAAGTGAGGGCAAAGCTATCGTTCGAGAGACAAGGCATTGGGATGATGGCGCCAACGTAACCATTTCGAGCAGGAGCAAGGAAGAAGCTGAAGACTACAGGTATTTTCCGGATCCGGATCTTCCGCCCTTAGTGGTGGATGAGCGGATCATCGTTCAGTTGTGCAAGGAGTTGCCAGAATTACCTTGGGAAGCGCGAGATAGGTTCATGAGCGATTATGGCCTTCCCTTGGAGGAAGCGGAGATTTTGACAGAACGTAGAGATGTTGCCCTTTTCATGGATGAGCTTATAAAACATGGAGCACCCGTAAAATTGGCATCTAACTGGATAAAGACGGAAATACTGAGAGTGTTAAACGAAAAAAATATTTCTGTTGAGGAGCTTCCAATTCAAACGGCGGAGATCGCCAAGCTGCTTTCGCTGGTGGATAAGGGCGATCTTTCTACGACAGCAGCAAAGGAAGCCTTTAGCGTCATGCTGGAAAAAGCCGTAACCGTAGAGGAAGCTGTAAATGTGCTGGGACTTAGTGCCGGTAGAGTTACAGGTCATGAGCTGGAAATCGTGGTAAACAAAGTACTGTCAGAAAATGCGGATGTCGTCGCAGATATCAAGGCAGGCAAGGATACAAAAGGCAAAAAACTGAAGTTCTTACAGGGTATCGTTATGCGTGAGACAAAAGGTCAAGCGGATCCGAAAGAGGTGCAATCGCTCATCATGAGCAAGATTTAA